Within Patescibacteria group bacterium, the genomic segment CCATAAACCGCGTTGGTTTGCGTGCCGTCTTTGGTTGCCAAGGTGCGGGGATAGGCATGATAAGCTCGGTGCATTAAATTCATAAAATCAAAAAGTACCAATTTCATGGACTCATTTTAGCATTCAAAAGCCTCTTTTGGTGTTAGAATAAAACCACAATGTTTCTAAAAAAACTGTCTGATTACCACCTGTTTTTATTGGCGTTTTTTGTTGTTATAGCTTTTATCTTTGTATTCTCGCCTCGCCAGCCCACAAGGAAAATTCCTCAAGAGGTGGAGATAGCTTTGATAACTGGAGAAGTATCACGACCAGAAACGCTCATGCCTTTAAGCGACACCATTATTGAGGAAACCAAACCACATTTTGAGTGGAATCCCGCCCCAAACTTTTTGGCGCAAAAATACCTCTTTCAGCTTTCTTCCGTTCCAACATTTTTAAAGGATTTGGTGGAAGGAGATCCCAGAGCCGCCGATTTTAAAGTTCCAAAAAGTCTGGACTCCGGAGTCTATTTTTGGCGGGTAAGAGCGATTAACAGCAACGGAGATAAAAGTCTCTGGAGCTTTAAAAGTTGTTTTGTGCTAGGTCCTATGGAGCAAAAATTTCCCTCCCCCGAACTTACAAGTCCAGTTTACGAGCGGATTAAATTTGTTCCGGGGCAGAAAATAGCCATTAACTTTAAGTGGGAGCCTTCGTATTACAGCCCCTACTGTTTTGTCTTTCCCCAAAAGTATCTTGTGGAAATTGGACAAGATGCTTATTTTAAGACGGTTCTGTATAATAGGGAAGTTGCGACCAATAAATTGCCATTGGAGGATACAGCAATCCTGCTTAATGCCATGCCCCAAGGTGTTGCCAGCACTCCATTTTTTTGGAAAGTCAAACCCGTAGATAATTGGGGACAAGAGGGGGAGTGGAGCAAGACCGAGAATTTTTATTTAGTAGACTCAACAGTTAGTAAGCTTTAATATGTCAAATGCCCAACCAAAAATTGCCATAATTCATGACTACCTAAACGCCTACGGCGGGCAGGAAGATGTCACTAACGCTATTTGGGAAATGTATCCTAATGCCCCTATTTATACGGCATTGTGGGACCCAACAGCCTTTGAGGGAACAGGGGCGTTTAAAGGCGCGGATATTCGCGTTCCCAAATGGGCAACCACAAGCTTTGTCAATAAATTCTATAAGTATTTTACTTTTTTGTACCCCATTCTTTTTGAAACCACCGATCTTAGTGAATTTGATATCGTGATCTCCTCCAGCGCCAATTTTGCCAAGGGGGTGGTAACTCGCTCTGACCAACTACATATTTCCTACATTCACACCCCGCCCAGATTTTTGTGGGGCTACCCTACCGAAACTGCTAAGCGCGACAAATGGTACTGGAGAATTATTTTAAACCCACTGGATTCTTTTTTGCGTATTTGGGACTACAATGCTTCCCAAAGACCCGACTTTTTGCTCTGCAACTCTACCGAGGTGCGAGGACGAATTAAAAAGTTTTATGGACGAGATGCCAAAATTATTCACCCATTTTTAACTGTAAAAGAGGGTAAATCTCAAAACAAAACTAAAGATGAAGAGGAATACTACTTGGTGGTCACTCGCATTTCTCGTTATAAACATGTGGATAATGTAATTTTGGCTTGCGAAGCTTTGGAAAAAAATCTCATTGTAGCCGGAAGCGGTAAGGAGTTTGATACCGTAAAAGCTTTGGCGGATGAGGTAAATGCACGGGGTAAATGCAAAGTTCAGATGCTGGGGTTTGTTCCCGAAGAAAAAAAGGCCGAGCTTTTAAAAAGTTGTCAGGCATTAATTTACAATGTCGAGTACGAAGATTTTGGGATTGCCCCTCTGGAGGCGATGTACTTTGGAAAACCCTGCATTGTTCCTAATCAGGGTGGTTTTAAAGATACGGTAAAAGATAGCTATAATGGGGTTTTTTCGATGGACACCAGCGTTGAATCTTTAAAGCAAGCTATTCTAAAATTTGAAAGCATTAAAAATGTCAACTGGGATAAAAATTGCCAAGAAACCGCCAAGAATTTTACCAAAGAAATCTTCCAACAGAAGTTCCGAGAATTTGTGGAGGAAAAGTGGAAAAGTTGGAAAAAGTAACGTGCCAGAATTCCCCGAAGTTTATACAATTGTAACTGATTTATCTCGTGAGTTTATCGGTTGCAAAATAAATGCCGTCAAAGTAATTGATGCCAAGCTTGTTCGTCCCAATGTTGCGTATCTTAAAAAGATCATCAATACACCTATCATTAACATCACACAAAAAGGTAAGACGATAGTTTTTAAGTTTGCAAACGAGATGGTTATGACATTTCATTTGCGGATGACGGGGAGGTTACTTCTAGGAGACGACAATAGTAAAACTAGTCCTCATACCAAAATTGTTTTTAACATCAAAGATAAGAAATTACTTTTTAATGAGGTGCGAAAGTTTGGTTATTGTGAGGTTATTCCTTTAGAGGAATTTAGTGCTAAATTTGCCAATTTAGCACCAAACATAATAGATATGACTAAGGAAGATTTTGTAAAAAGAGTCTCTGCCAAAAATACCATCATTAAACGAGCCCTACTTGATCAAACTGTAGTTGCTGGAATCGGAAACATTTACGCTAGCGAAGGTTTATGGTTGGTTAAAATCCATCCCCAAGAAAAAACTCGGGAACTCTCATCAAAAGATTTGGGGAAGTTGTTAACAAGCCTTATTTCCGTAGTCAAAAAAGGGATCGCAAATAGGGGATCAACCTTGGGAGACAAATCCTTTGTAGATCTTTATGGTAAAGCTGGCACGGCACAGAACTTTTTGAAAGTTTATGGGCAGGTCGGGTTACCTTGTCCCCGTTGTAAAACACCAATTCTCGTTACGAGAATTTTCCAAAGAAGCAGTTATTTTTGCCCCAAATGCCAATGCCCATAACAAGATATAAGAACGAATACAATAATTTTTCGCCAAAGGCGAAAGCGTTAGAAGATACTAACTTCATAAAATCGCTGTCGTTAAAAAATTTTAGAAGTTATCCCAAAGCGGAATTTGTCTTTGATCCCGTGGTAAATTTGTTTATAGGCCCTAATGGAAGCGGAAAATCAAATTTGCTCGAGGCTCTGCATTTTTTGGCAACAGCTCATTCCTACCGAGCCGAAGCTTTAAGAGAACTCATCAAAATTGGAGATACCAGCGCTTCTCTAGAATTAACACTGGCTGATGGAACTTGTCTTGAGGCGATAATAATAC encodes:
- a CDS encoding DUF4962 domain-containing protein produces the protein MFLKKLSDYHLFLLAFFVVIAFIFVFSPRQPTRKIPQEVEIALITGEVSRPETLMPLSDTIIEETKPHFEWNPAPNFLAQKYLFQLSSVPTFLKDLVEGDPRAADFKVPKSLDSGVYFWRVRAINSNGDKSLWSFKSCFVLGPMEQKFPSPELTSPVYERIKFVPGQKIAINFKWEPSYYSPYCFVFPQKYLVEIGQDAYFKTVLYNREVATNKLPLEDTAILLNAMPQGVASTPFFWKVKPVDNWGQEGEWSKTENFYLVDSTVSKL
- the mutM gene encoding bifunctional DNA-formamidopyrimidine glycosylase/DNA-(apurinic or apyrimidinic site) lyase → MPEFPEVYTIVTDLSREFIGCKINAVKVIDAKLVRPNVAYLKKIINTPIINITQKGKTIVFKFANEMVMTFHLRMTGRLLLGDDNSKTSPHTKIVFNIKDKKLLFNEVRKFGYCEVIPLEEFSAKFANLAPNIIDMTKEDFVKRVSAKNTIIKRALLDQTVVAGIGNIYASEGLWLVKIHPQEKTRELSSKDLGKLLTSLISVVKKGIANRGSTLGDKSFVDLYGKAGTAQNFLKVYGQVGLPCPRCKTPILVTRIFQRSSYFCPKCQCP
- a CDS encoding glycosyltransferase; amino-acid sequence: MSNAQPKIAIIHDYLNAYGGQEDVTNAIWEMYPNAPIYTALWDPTAFEGTGAFKGADIRVPKWATTSFVNKFYKYFTFLYPILFETTDLSEFDIVISSSANFAKGVVTRSDQLHISYIHTPPRFLWGYPTETAKRDKWYWRIILNPLDSFLRIWDYNASQRPDFLLCNSTEVRGRIKKFYGRDAKIIHPFLTVKEGKSQNKTKDEEEYYLVVTRISRYKHVDNVILACEALEKNLIVAGSGKEFDTVKALADEVNARGKCKVQMLGFVPEEKKAELLKSCQALIYNVEYEDFGIAPLEAMYFGKPCIVPNQGGFKDTVKDSYNGVFSMDTSVESLKQAILKFESIKNVNWDKNCQETAKNFTKEIFQQKFREFVEEKWKSWKK